DNA from Ciona intestinalis unplaced genomic scaffold, KH HT000670.1, whole genome shotgun sequence:
AAGAACAGCAAGCACATTACACTTTGGTAATGCGTCAGTGGAGCATGTCACTCTTTTGTCTGCTTGTTCTGATGAGTTACCTCtgcgtgtttttttttacttggaCTTGGTTTagaatttagacaacacataAGTGACAACTTGGTGGAGGCAATGTTTGTCAAGTGTCTTGCGCAAAAACACTTACACCAATCAGTAACAGGGTTGAATCCTATTCTATTTggttaccagttaccacgcaAATGCCAAAACCATTTACCCCCAGCGccaaataagtaaaaaaatatctatCATCAGTTTAGAATGCATTTTTGATCAATTTTCTTAAATATCTTTCTAATGCTAACTATCCATTTATTTCGACTgtaaattttgtatattttatttttaacttaattttttactcAAAAGACTAAAATATGAGTGAATTTTTTTGACCCAGATCGTCGTTTCCATGGGGTGACACCTCAATTTGCGGATTTGGTCAAAGCAGTGAGCGGAATATCTGGTGCCATTGGTGGATTGATGGGGTACATTGTACCTCATGCAAAAAAACGTACGCTTGTTTTATACTCATATAATGATGTAAATATAATAGTAAACTGCAATGTCAAATTGAAATGCTTTATATAAAACTTGTCAACCTGGATTTACGCGCAGTTTTGTTTCTATCAAAAGTTTAActtcatattaattaaacataaattgctCGTTGTTTGGCAAGTTTTACGACCTTACTACGTTTCTAGttctatatattaatataacatatattctGCTACACCTAGTGGGCTCGcttgctaggtgtagcgaccgcgcttattttcttccaattaaatgtaaatacgtttttaactctaagtgtgttttaacaactgttgttttgtccctatatcctgtcttttcgtttaaaatatttcaaaatctttgctaccataatcgaagaaacaaataaagttattatattattaaactataattACAGTAGGTGCATTAAATGCTTTACCAATAAGAGGTGGACTTTGGAAACTTAGAAAGCATTCTCGGGGAAGAAGTGCAGCTAATGAAGGTAACCTATTAGTATAAACTGACTTATATGTTTAAGGAGGCCAACTGCTATTAACAACTATACGCCAGTTGGCACATAACCCCACAAACACGGGTTTGATtaggttttataaaatttatgttctttaatattttgtatcatgattttgtcaaattattaatacaatttaaaaattggtgCATAACATTTAGGGAAATCTGTGTTGAAagcgttttatttttcatgctCATTGTATAATAGTTTGAAGAGCTGCCCCTTGGTTTTTAAGCTGTTCAggttttttgcataaaaactgttttttttttctactaatgctaaattaacagttttgttttctttcaaaaaattatttcaagtagtatttattaagtatatattctcatttaaaactaatttatatgGGTGTGGTCTTGTCTTTTTAATGCGTCACCCCCATAGCATAACAATATTCAGACAAAACGCAATCAATCACTGTGTTTAAACaccataaattaaataaacatttattaatttggtTGTCCAGTGTTCAGTGGTGTAATTAACGACCTGGTTGAAGTAGCTGGTGATATGGGTGGGGTCTCAGGTATCATGGGAGCTATGATGGGAAATGTTATCGGTAATGTTGGAAATCTGCATGCAAGTAAGTGAATATTGTTGGAAGTCTTTATCCAGTTTAAGTAACAGTAGTATTTAACTGTTCCTAAATACTATTATACTAGGTTGGAAGTCTTTATCCAGTCACAGTCTTTGGCTGTTACTAATTAGAAGTCTCTATCTAAAagcttattcaaatagaagtCAACAGCATACTATGCACAATTCAAGTAAAGTCTATTTCCAACCACTGCCACATCACCACaatcaatataaataatataaacaacaacatgaacataatataaaacacacactgGTTGAGGCAAACCTataatacagtaaaaatagaaacattatatatagaGCTGATTTGAAATTTAGCAAATATATGGAACACCACTTGTACAGCGGCgcggcaaagtggttagcgcgcctgcctctaacccagaggtaatgggttaaaGGCTTGTCACGGCTATGATTGCGGGCGgatgtgtttttgggcaatACACCTAActtgtccaagttatcagccatacataaaaaatggaatactctcaaataataatcacccacaaagtaacatacatggtaactcgtaagctggtaggtgaatgaaacagaacacctgtgtttaatgaCCGTTGTTTTTTCGGCCACACtcgaataaagtaagttacattcattcacaaaattGCTTTCTTGTGTGCAATATAGCATTGATTTAGCTACAATAGCGGTTAGAAggcttttaattttaaacctgtAACAAGCGaacatattaaattaaatgatcCTTGACTTTTCGGTTTTGTCCCATAAGTTCAGCATGCATGACTTACTTTTTTGCAATTTACAGCAGATTTAAAGGGACATAccagtaaaaattaaatatttccaaagGTACCACCTAAGtttcttaaaacaaaacagcttcgtgaaaaaaaacgtaaataaAACCGCTGGggtaaagaaatatatatttatattttgttatatatttataaggagaagcatttattataccaaatctgaatttctttgatttttcttcAGTAGTTTAAAAATGGAAACGCTCAAAGTTGaagtgatatttttttttatgggaGATCCCTTGCATTGTCGATTTTTGGACACATATTCATATTcgatgtttaaaactttaatggtacctttagatcataTTTGAGCATTCTATTAACACGCAAATtctgatttttcgttggtatgccctttTAGGCAGTGAACCTTACAACGCATCTACCTTAACATgcttaaaaatagaaaacttaaTATTCGTTCAGATGCGCTTATCCCACCAAGTACAATGCTGGCATCAAAGGAAATGGCGGAAATAAACAAAGGAACAAACATTGTGGATGAAATTCAGAAAATGTCAAAACAACTTTTGAGTAAGTTTATGGTACATGTTAGTATGGCCTGAAAGTTTTTTCTCcttatgggtgaagtccttgtcaaggacctgggatttaggccaaattcggcccattaccccaacacctggaAAGTCCATTTAAGTCTTTCATGCACTCGATGACGCGACACCGCATTGCAGTCAGACAGGTTTTATTGGTAGGAATGGGTTgataagttttaaactttaagttTTCCAATAATGCAATAAAAGCAATTAACGTTTAATATGTAAAGGCAAAATTTGAACAccagaaaattataaaacaaaaacagttatttacaaaataaagtaaGGTAAAATCACTTCTTTGTTCTTTAGTGCTTTTTAAACACCAATAGGACATTTTTCCACAGAGAGTTGTTGTCAaaaatttgactttttttattaaaaaatgagtttGTTTTACTcattacatttttaagttaaatattttatttgttaagaTGCAATGCCAAGTGCAGCAAAAAGGAATCCAGACAAAGAAATGGAATTGTGcatgaaatatataacttatggTGAGCTAATTTCAACCGTGCAAGCATGTTTTATTTGCAGACAGCTGATTTTTTGGATTTATAATCTTGGGTGCTGGGATAATAGACCTAAGTCTAAgatttttaatgttctttgttatagGATATCAACTATAGAGAATGGAATATTATTACTggcaaaaaactttttatttgtttctttgattccggtagcgaagattcagaaatattttaaacaaaaaaaataggatatagcgacaaaacaacagctgttaaaacactcttacagttaaaaaatatttttacatttatttagaaaaaaataagcgtggttgctacacctagcagacaaacaagccatctatgttta
Protein-coding regions in this window:
- the LOC108950713 gene encoding uncharacterized protein LOC108950713 gives rise to the protein MGYIVPHAKKLGALNALPIRGGLWKLRKHSRGRSAANEVFSGVINDLVEVAGDMGGVSGIMGAMMGNVIGNVGNLHANALIPPSTMLASKEMAEINKGTNIVDEIQKMSKQLLNAMPSAAKRNPDKEMELCMKYITYGVGQLGMMDHYGGVMPESLTFKPLYGTQ